A region from the Variovorax paradoxus genome encodes:
- a CDS encoding DNA glycosylase AlkZ-like family protein produces the protein MAPPTLDDLRRYAIARTLFKPTTLPGAIRQLGFVQADPIRAPARAQDLTLRHRVKDYRAGDLESRYTRLAIEEDCLVNYGFLPREHLALMHPREARRPWDADTRRKAADVLAYVREHGPVHPRQVEQHFAHGSVKNYWGGSSNATTHLLDGLHYRGMLRVVRRDSGTRVYEAVTHQPADDSPAGRAQRAAALIDLVVRKYAPLPTASLTYLVRLLGYGAPHLSAQTQAALRLAREELASCRIDGTTWYWPGDENPASRRHAPDDEVRLLAPFDPVVWDRRRFELLWGWTYKFEAYTPAPKRQFGYYALPLLWHDRVIGWANVTAPEGRVQPAFGYIDRKPHDAAFRSALDDELQRMTQFLAKR, from the coding sequence ATGGCTCCCCCGACCCTCGACGACCTGCGCCGTTATGCAATTGCGCGCACCCTCTTCAAGCCGACGACGCTTCCCGGCGCGATCCGCCAGCTCGGATTCGTGCAGGCCGACCCGATCCGCGCCCCGGCGCGCGCGCAAGATCTGACCTTGCGCCATCGCGTGAAGGACTACCGCGCCGGCGATCTCGAGAGCCGCTATACCCGCCTTGCCATCGAGGAAGACTGCCTCGTCAACTACGGTTTCCTGCCGCGCGAGCACCTGGCGCTGATGCATCCGCGCGAAGCCAGGCGCCCATGGGACGCCGACACGCGGCGCAAGGCGGCCGACGTGCTGGCCTACGTGCGCGAGCACGGCCCGGTGCATCCGCGCCAGGTGGAGCAGCACTTCGCGCACGGCAGCGTCAAGAACTACTGGGGCGGCTCGAGCAACGCGACCACGCACCTGCTCGACGGCCTGCACTACCGCGGCATGCTGCGCGTGGTGCGGCGCGACAGCGGCACGCGCGTCTACGAAGCCGTGACGCATCAGCCCGCCGACGACAGCCCTGCCGGCCGCGCGCAACGCGCCGCCGCGCTGATCGACCTGGTCGTGCGCAAGTACGCGCCGCTGCCGACCGCGAGCCTGACGTACCTCGTGCGGCTGCTCGGCTACGGCGCGCCGCATCTCTCGGCGCAGACGCAGGCCGCGCTGCGCCTCGCACGCGAAGAACTCGCGAGCTGCCGCATCGACGGCACCACCTGGTACTGGCCCGGCGATGAAAACCCGGCCTCGCGCCGCCATGCGCCCGACGATGAAGTTCGCCTGCTCGCGCCCTTCGACCCCGTGGTGTGGGACCGCCGCCGCTTCGAGCTGCTGTGGGGCTGGACATACAAGTTCGAGGCCTACACGCCGGCGCCGAAGCGGCAATTCGGCTACTACGCGCTGCCTCTGCTCTGGCACGACCGCGTGATCGGCTGGGCCAACGTCACCGCGCCCGAAGGCCGGGTGCAGCCCGCGTTCGGCTACATCGACCGCAAGCCGCACGATGCGGCGTTCCGTTCGGCGCTCGACGACGAGCTGCAGCGCATGACGCAGTTCCTCGCAAAGCGCTGA